The genomic DNA tcatttttctccatttgcgacagggaaaggttgatacattggccgattttgagctcgtcccatgagacgcttcttgacgcggccacccgttggtaccattccctccaacctggggtttcattcggccaggatctaaaagtgcttgcccattgatttaagttcatatcggaccgtttgaaaggtatccgatcagtttccaaatctataagaatcgctggatctgggtctcccatgggaccaaggcaaacaaggccaggactgcccgtgaggtgaatggtaattctatctctaaccgcctaaaaaggaaaagaggcataggaatgtaaggagcagatctaaaatattgccgataaggggaGAATTCGGTacttacctccgggataaagttctaggtaatcggcgtggtcgccgacgctggcgcagatgatggggctgtgatggggaccgccattgggatttctgatgaagctcttGCATCTACGGAAgaagtgacggccgtcgctacctccaccggaggtactgtccctggagcatcgcgtgcgggggaattgccggaaggagtcgccattgaagggaagggggaagaagtgacaggagaaggaactggaagacttcgatggcaagggagaaATGAAGAAGGAAGGATATGCGCGcgttgggaaaagagacgtgagcttgaagatgagctgcggtgaaatgttatttataggatgcctgaggaaagggtaaagatggaattttcactgcgccggcgcgtcgggtttttcggggtagtggctgtcgtgggcgcccatttcaaaaattgcaatgatcagccgggagaccgcgaaacggaaggatattttcactgcggccgtttcggaggggaggttataaagaatttcgaagtaaaagactatgttttactccgaaactggggggcatgtgttgacgccggatttcgtcatcagtagaatcggcgccaagggggaaagaagtcgaagaagtacggatGGGAATCGATCAAAaggtgctataatgcggaatcggccaGTAGCTTTTACTTTGCTTCAAGGTGAATGCgccagattcccaatcggcaatcctttgccgataagaaatcggccgatcaggaaggtggactaaggtgggcctgtatgggcttggaaagatggagggataaggtggagttcagcccacgaagcgtggggtagttagtttagcacggattgtgcttgtagatatttgttttctgtttgaattagagatagagttctagtcggttaagaagattatttgtacggggctataaatagctacctttgtaaatctgtaaagacaacaatcaatcaatacaacaagttactttcttctgcgtacttactttcgagcaggcaaCTTCGCCgtcactttttcttctcacgagttcgtacgggttggcagggctgcatcgtcttgatctccggccgattctgtaagttccgtttaccgagtaatatctaagccttaacttctagcgcatcgctgttgtttcgtttagatttattcatcagttatcgatatcaactagattcagaggtttttacctgtttttcctagtttttatcaccagttatcccgctaggaatcggcagtatcggctttcattactttctgttgctagatccattcgttgccgattagatcttttcctagtgctgttattacgcgctttgtaccgattactttagtatttttctgtctacaaagctacagggatcgtgttgTCTTATaaccgatttcatcatcacagtaaatcggccgatctgccgataagctctctcgatcggaaacttagccgatcgtagttactgaatttgacacgtgttcttccttgccaatcaacaggtcagattggctggcacgccgcgcgaaccgcaccagggcattcacccgaacaggagctaagcagattctcccgggtcgtgtgtcggtcgctgggattcggttgaccgatttctagcaccaacagttGCTAACACTCGTAGTTGGAGTTTTGTTGTGGAAAAGCTCCAAAGAAATAGTTGAGGTACCATCAATGATGCATACCCATAGTATTGCTTGTTATGAGGCTTCAGGGACAGGCAAAAGTGGTTAAGGGAATTTGTACCCGAAATCAACAATGGTGAACAACAGCAATAACCATTTAAAGTAATTCACTCCTATGACAACAGGTCAAGTGTGCTGCCAAACACATTGATATTGAGTTATATGTTGTAAAGGAGAAAATCTAGAATCATTTTGAAAGCATTGAGCGTATAAGTATCGAGCAAGTACTTGCGGATCTGCTTACCAAAGGCTTAGCACCCAGTGCATTCAGAGAACACACAGTTGACATGGGTTtacgggaaagcctatgattcatGGATACCAAGAGCCTAGAATAAGTTAAAGATCGgtttcaaaatagaaaggtgTATTTAGCCTGTTAATCTGATAGTGATGACTATTATGACGAGGCATGCTCTATACACTTATTTGTAACAAAATGGGTACCAAGTTAAGTATTCAAAGTTTAAGACTAAGCTTAAAGTATAAGATGAGATTAGGGGGGAGATTGTTAGGATTGATCTCATCCGACTCAATCCAACGATTGAGTCGGACCCCTTGACCGCGTCCTGATCGGGGACACTCAACCAACTACTGGTCGGCGGACCCCTATCACACAGCACTATAAAAAGAGAAAGGTGGGGCTGGGGCGTGGACATGAGTTTCACCGCCGCCACTAACCCACCAAAGAACCCTAGAAGGTCCCTCCGATCGTGGGCACGCTGCAGTGACGGGAAGCACCGCCGGACGCGCCACCGTCCTTTGGACTCTACCGGCCCGTACTACGTCGCCGTTCTCACGGTAACTTCTTCCTACTCTACCCCCTCTGCCAAGCCCGAAGGTATGGgcctcttcttctctctctctctccctggaTTCTCCAAGTTTATACAATGTCAAACCAAAATCACCCGAAGATCTACACCTAGATGATCCCAATGAGTCTATCAGACAGCGGAAAGACGGCGACAACATAATTTACAGGATAATGATGATTGCGCCTTATGCTCACAAGAGGTGGAAACAATGGATCATCTACTCGTAGCTTGTTCTTATAGCAAGAGCTTGTTCTTATATCAGGGAGGTTTGGTCGTGCATACTAAGGCCATGGGGCTCGACACATTATCGCCTACTGGAAGCTGCTTCATCTCTTGATGGACTACATCTCGTAAATGTCTTCCCAAGATCACAAGGCGATGTTTTGATTCGACTGCCATCTTAGTGTCACGGAGGATTTGGAAAGAAACGAATGCAAGGGTCTTCGATAGAGTAGCTTTCATGCCTTGGGCTCTTGCAGATAGTATTTTTGATGAACGCAGGTTATGGTTGGAAGCTAGATTCGTTGCCAGTTCCTATTTTGTACCTTTAGAGGCTTCTAGATTGCAAAATAATACTGATGTAATAGCAGCTCAATGTGTTGGTCTAGGTTGTAaactcttttccttcttttaatgaAACACATGCTAAGGTACCGTTCTCTTAAAAAAAGCAGGCTCGCATGTCAGGTAGCACGTTCTCTTAGAAAAAGCAGGTTCGCATGTCAGGTCCTTGCGGTTTGCTATTTGGAGACTTGTTTTGATTGGAAAAGCGGGTTGATGAAAGCAGAGAGATCGATCCAAAAGATCGTTCCTTTCTTTTCCACCGGAGTACTGAACCAAGACCACCCGACGGGCTATGCCCTATGCTGTGAGAGAGGccaacttttttgtttttagtcctttttgcgaaagattcAGAGGCtaacttttttgtttttagtcctttttgcgaaagattctcacaaatacgctcCTGGCGTAACCAATtctaaaaatggacccttagcttggcgccatccaggTTTGAACTCAGGTCTTTGGGATAAGAAGCCCacatcctaaccagttgaactagagcatagtttgttgcacactcctcggaataattatacttgtttcgttcgaaacgTCAGGAGGCATCggtaaattgctcggcgccaaggcctacggcgccaagcttggtgCCAAGATCCCAAACCCCCGCCACGTCGGTATCCGCGttagcagctgcgcatggatcttggcgccaggatggctggcgctgagacgtgtaagcttggcgccaacatggatggcgccaagctaagggtccatttttagaATTGGTTCTGCTAGGGACGTATTTGTAAGAATCTTTCGCGAAAAggataaaaaacaaaaaaaatcgcTGAGAGAGGCGGGGAGCAGCGGGGGCAACTTTGCCATTATGCGCTATGTGCTAATTCCAACATTGCACCCAGCCTATTTTCCAGTCATATTGGGCCGCCGTAAGATCCAAGCCCAACTCTTTCCGTTGGTCTAGCCCGAACAGCGGAATTTCTAATTACCTCAGTCAATTTTGAACAAGCAAATAACATGTCAGTCAATTTTGAACAACCAAATAACATGTCAGGCGGATTGCCATTGCAACTACTTGTCAAAATGGTTTTGTTACAGTACAAATTTCCACCAGTTCAAGTTCAAGCCAAATCTGACACGTCAAGTAACCAAAAGGCGACGGCACCACCGCACCAGTCATGCAACATCTGGTCAACAGTATCTTTCCCTCAGAGATACGCGGCGCTAGTATGACAGCCCAGCTTCATTAATGACTACTCAATACATTGAGATCAACATAGCAGATCTTCCAGTTATTCCTTGTGAGAAGCCAGATTTTTTTTACGGCTATGTTATTCCAAACAAAGCTATTCATAGTCTAATACCTTGTACATGCTTCTAAACCTCATGAGCCGGCCCGCCTTATTCTCATCTGTTTTCTCTGTCATCTATCTTACTAGCAGGGCGTGCAACCTTACAGAAATGGAATAGCAAGAACATCACAAAGATGTAGTCATATTTGTTTCATGCCTTGTAGTGCTCCGCGCTCAAGTCACCCCATCTGACGTTATACTTCGCGGCAAGATAGTGGGCACCAACAGGTCCACGGCTTCCATAAGGGTAGAGCTCAGGAGCTATCCGCTTCTCTTCCAGCTCCTTCAAAAGAGGCGTGAACAGCGACCATGCAGCATCCAACTCATCTGAGCGGATGAAAAGCCTGCGCTCTCCTTCGATGGCATCAAGCAAGAGCCTCTCATAAGCATCCGGTATCTCCTTTGAGTACCTAAGACATGTTATAGAACACTTAATAGGCAACTTAGGGATACTGTGACAAGAAACTAACCACTTCAGACAAGGAGCGACGAATACAAGCATGAATTGATGAATTCATTGGCAAATATATTTGTGTCTGCAGAAAGGTCTGGGAAACCGCTCAAGACCCTGTAAACCAGAGTTTGGCCCTGCTAGAATGTAGTCCCATTTGATCCCCTAATACGCCGAAACATTACATGCTCCAGACAAATAGGTATTAGATGGTTTCTAATAGATTTGCCAAGAATAATTTAaagattgaaaagaaaaaaaagaatgggtAGAAAATAAAAACCACTGcagaaataagaaaacaaagatCTGGCGATAGCATCTGAGAGAAAATGGTTGAACCAGTTTTAGGATTTAGGAACCATGAACTGTAGAGTGCAGACGCAAACATTGCTAACCTACTAGGACAAGCATGATTAAGGAAGACAAACATCAGATGACTGAAAAAGGCTATATATAATCACTAGATGAAAACCATATTATTAGTTGTCATTAAAAAGACTACCTCAATATTATAATTTTATTAGAATACAATCATATACATTGTAAAAGTTGTGGTCCATCATACAGAAAAGTGGGATTTGGACAACCTATTGTCCGTCATATTGACATACTTGCGAAAGCACAACGCCAACTTTCAACAGTATTTTAATTTGGCTGCAATTGGCACATATCTTAATTTTGTTACCACTAAGAAGACACAAGAGGGCATGGGTCAGTAAGGGGAAATATGGGTATGTACACAAAGGCTACAAAAACTTTTTTCCATCCAAATTGCTCTTTAATTGAATAGATTAATTCAGTGGAGTAGTCTCAATCAGCTGACAGAAATTGTCTATAATGCTTCGGAAGGCACTGTTATGACAGTAAATTATAGAACCAATAAAAAAGGCTTGCCCAATGATGAGAGGACTCACATAGCATAGACATTACTGATAGCTAGATATTATTCATATACCACAAAGAGTTTGTTAAAAATGGAAAGCATCACCTAAATATATTCTAAATTAAATCAAGGAGCAACCAGGGAATTGACTGAAAAGTGAAGTGAGCGACTGCTGAAATAAAgtccaaggaaaagaaaagaagcgaACAAAAGCATGCACCAAAGGTAACAATTGTGCCATGCTCATTGTGGTGACTGTGAATAGGTAACTATTTTGGATATACCATAAAATAATAATCCTGGTGTACATGTAATTGCTGTAAGATTGATCTTACCTTGCTGCATAATGGAGATTCAAGTTACTCCTATCTAGTCGCATACCGAGACCAGGAATCTTGTTGTTAATCTTTAGGTAAATAGCTTCATCCGGTTGCACACGTATCACAAGCTCATTGGTGGCCCTATCAAGATCTGTGCCAAAACTCCCCTTGTAGAGATTTCCAGGAACATGTCGGAACTGTACCCTAATCTCAGCTCTGTAATTTACATTTTCCATGTAAGTATCTTTGGCATGCAAAATAACACAACataagagtttttttttcctctacTTCTTTTGATATACAAAAAGAAGAGATTTTGTGAACAAGCTGTTTTGTGTTGGAAATAGAAATATTATTTTCATAAACATTCCAACTTGGCTTTTCTTTCTCATAAGTCAGATGTGCTCTAATTACATATTTACATGAAAAGAACCTGCTTTTATAAGTAGAATATTTAGGCATCATCTATTATGGTAAATACTTTACACATACCGTTTTGTATGCAAAGCTTTCCCAGCTTTCATAAGAAAGGGAACTCCATCCCATCTAGCATTATTTATGAAaagtgcagcagcagcaaacgTCGGAGTCACACTATCCTTGGGCACTGTGTTATCATCAGTATATCCAGGGTAGGTAGTACCACCTTTTGTGTGGCTTTTATACTGTCCTATTACCACATCTTCCAGTTGCAACGGCTTCATGGAACGCAAAACTTTAACCTAGCAGACAGTACTGAACTTATGTAACAAAACCGTTGAATGGTCATTTAAACATACACATGCACAGTAAACACATATGCACGTAGACAATAAGATCAATGTATTCTGCTTGAATTATAGTTGAATGTCATTTTGAATGGAAGAAATAAAGAATCCCTGTCTTCCTATCTAACTCTTTATTTGTGTGGTCATAACAACCATTTTAAGTTCAAAGTTGCATTTTGTGAGCTAATTATGTAATATTCTATGATTACAGTTGTGGGAGTTGCACAAACCTTCTCATTTCGTATATCCTCTGCTTCCAAGCTAATAGGAGTTTCCATTGCAAATAAGGCTAGTATCTGAAGGAGATGATTCTGCATTATGTCTCGAATAATACCGTAGCCATCGAAGTATCTGCAAATTGAACAATAAAATCAGATACAATCCTATTGTAACCCAGTTCAATTAAATAACCATCAAAACCATACCCTCCACGTCCTTCAGTACCGAAGTCTTCTGAGAATATAAGTTGCACATTTCTTATATATTGCCTTGACCAAAGAGGCTCAAACACGAGATTTGAGAAGCGAAGGACAGATAAATTCTCCACCAGTTCCTTTCCCAAGTAATGGTCAATCCTgcataaaaaggaaaataaaattcaTAAGCTTTTCATAAGCAATTACTATACAGCAGTCTCTGCATTCCCTCTTTACTTTTCATTTGGTAAGCTGCCTTGATATTTGCAGAGTATTGGGATCAGAATAAAGTTGTAAGTTAGCAACTCCAGAAAATGTTACAAATTCTCGCAGATATTTGTATCACCTGAAAATTTGGTCCTCTACAAGGTATTGCTTCAGACCTCTTGTTAATGCAGCAGAAGACTCTGAGTCACGGCCGAAGGGCTTCTCAACAATTACCCTTGTCCAACCATTCAACGAAGATGCTGATTTGCTTGCACATTTTACAACATCCAAGAATATATTAGGAGGTATTGACAAGTAGAAAAGGCGGTTAGAAACTCTGGAACCCTGCAGCAGAAGAACAAGGATTTGATCAGATCACAAATACATAGATCTATTTGAAGATTTTGAAACATAAAAATTCGTCTTGCATCAGCTTTCCTAAAAGGAAGAGTTTGTCAATCATGCTCTGTACaattttactccctccgttcaacGAAAAATGCAATCCTGATGTTTGAAAAAGGTCCACAAAAGAGTGCAATCCTAGGAATTGGACCACAACTACTGCCTAATTCAGTGGTCAGGTTTTATTTGCATGCTAAAATTAACTTCTGGTCATGATTTTTGGAATCCTGGTTAGTTGATTGCAGCCAATAAATGAGGGCACGTGAGCCTTTTCACATCACCACTAATCTGTCTGGAAAAAAATAACCAGGATTGCACTCTtcatgggatggagggagtatgatcCATAAGTTTACCCGTACAGACGTTCTCGGTACATTCTTTTGGATGAGAATGGATTTTGAAACGTAGCAATTTGTATTGCATTAGCTTCTTTCACAGACCGGATTATTGCATTAGCGATTTGGATGAGACCAGATTCTATGTACCATAAGTTTGCTGGTGCAGACATTCCCTCAAGGAATGTACATGCAAACTCAAGATGCTACATTTTAAGTGAGATGGAAACAGACAAGAAGCCACAAGTTTTGTAAACACCATGTCCAGGGAATAAGACACCATCAGAAAATGAAATGTAAAAGAACAAGGATGACCAACAAATAAGGATGCCTAATTCAATGAAAAATGCATCCAAACAAGAACAATTAGCAGCAGGAAAATCTTAAGGTTACAAATAAAATCAATGGTGCATTCTCAATTTGACTTGAAGAGAAAAATGCACAAACCTCATGCTGCTTTAGCTTCTTGTCTAGATCTATGAAATGCTCTTCTGAATCATATTGGCCTGAATGATAGAAGCATCTTTTCAGGAACTCCTCCATTTTCTTACTACAGTTTTCCCTGGAAAGAGACAACACAGTTTGTGAACCACTGAGGAATTCCATTTacaattaaaaaatattattttccTAAAGAATTGTCAAAAGTTAAGATTTTACAAATCCTCTCTAGTACCTTTTATCTATTCTGCAAGTCAGCGTTTTGCTGACCATGTTCCTCAGTTCAGAATCTGTCATCTTGCTCCGTGCATAACCAAAGATGGTAAAATGCTAGGACAAAATACTGTAATTTAGATTTAACAAGAGTAGGTGCAACTGTTATCATAAGATGGAGATATATACACATACCTTGGgaaggcaatcttcgtagtagAGAGCAAAAAGGGCAGGAAATATCTTCTTCTTGGCAAGGTCACCAGATGCTCCAACTACAGTTATGCTAACAGTAGAATCATCATTCTTGGATAGTAAACTCAAGTCCTCAAATTCATCCGGAGTGATTTCTGAAGGGGAGCCATTTTCCACCTTTGGTGGGGTAGTAAGTGTGACTGCATTCTTCACATCGGCATCGATGGGAGCTTTCACTGATGATTAAAATAAGTTAGATGAATCATTGTGTATCAAAAGGCATCATCATATGAAACATTCACTAATCACTATGCACTGAACATTTTCGATGATTTAAAAGGAAACAGTGTTTTTAGCAATCAAAGTGCCCAAACCATGACAAGTGTACCTTTTACAATTAGTCAATCACTACTACCTTTTTATcctttttattttggctcttgttgggtttcatctGTAGCTAACCCCAAATATAAGGCTTTTTTGTTGCTGTTCAAAGAAACTAAATTTCTACTCTGGGTGGTGCCAACTGGAAAAGTGGTTGCAAACTTGATAGTGCACAGAGTGATGCAGTGGTGGCAAACTTATAGTGCACAGATTGAACTAACTAGCACCAACTGAATCACAAGAGGACATTATCATATAAATCACTTCTGAATCTGAAATTCCAAACAAGAAGTGTAAATACGAGACAACTTCCATCCATGGATAAAAACAGAACAATGACATATCATCCGTGTTTCATCTTCCTCAACACTGTCCTTTCAAGCAAGCAGACAGCACTGCAACTTCTTTGGTCTGAGCTCAGTTTCAACAGATAAAAACAGAACTAAGCTATTACAATACGAGGCCCAAATTTATGCTCGAGCATCTAGGATGCAGCGACAAGCGGATCGCATTCTATGTAGGCTGCGTCTCATTTCATCCAAGCGCAGCATGGTACCACTCAAATTCAGGAAGACATATATTCCCAACCGAACAAAATTAAAACACACAGGGGCAGAACGAACTAAGTCAGCACATAAAAGAGGGGGCACACACCTCCCTGCGGGGCAACGGCCTGGATGCGCCAACACTCAACGGCGGCGGACTTCCCGAAGCCGCATCTGGCGAAGGAGACCGCGGCCGCCGGGGCctgtggcggcgcggcggcgcgtcgggtggagaccgcggcggcgcccgcggggCACCTCATGCAGGAGAGCGCCATGGATTGGGTTTCCTCAGCGCGGCTTACTTTGGAGGAGACGAAGTGGGGATGGAGGGGATGACCAGCTGGAGAGGGGGCGGCTCGGGGTTTTATCGGGGATATCGAAGGGGGACGAGGGGGCTGAGGAACAGATGCGACGGGGGCTCTTGAGATCGCCGAGGGGCAGCCGGGCAGGGACGGGGTGCGCAAATAAAAATACGAGGATGCCTGCGGGCAGCGCCGCTGCTTCGTTGGCCGCTGCTCGGGTCAAAAACGCAAGAGGTGCGTGCCCTTTTCGCCTCTTGGCGGCTACCGTCGGGCCAGGGGGTGGCGATGGGCCCCCGGAAATGCTGTTTGGATTTCTGGAAGTGTCGTAGTGCCACCGTAATATACTTTTCCAAGCAAATCGAATAATTATATTGATGTAACTACGATATCTCCGGTCCGGTTCAAAGTACTTAGAACTTTCAGCTTTGTTTCGCAAAACAATACACATGTTTCGGTGATGGATATCTTATCATCACCGGATGATCCAATGAGAATAATTTCTTACATCTTGAGTCGCAAAGGCCAGTTGCCAAC from Setaria italica strain Yugu1 chromosome VII, Setaria_italica_v2.0, whole genome shotgun sequence includes the following:
- the LOC101778188 gene encoding glucose-6-phosphate 1-dehydrogenase 2, chloroplastic, coding for MALSCMRCPAGAAAVSTRRAAAPPQAPAAAVSFARCGFGKSAAVECWRIQAVAPQGVKAPIDADVKNAVTLTTPPKVENGSPSEITPDEFEDLSLLSKNDDSTVSITVVGASGDLAKKKIFPALFALYYEDCLPKHFTIFGYARSKMTDSELRNMVSKTLTCRIDKRENCSKKMEEFLKRCFYHSGQYDSEEHFIDLDKKLKQHEGSRVSNRLFYLSIPPNIFLDVVKCASKSASSLNGWTRVIVEKPFGRDSESSAALTRGLKQYLVEDQIFRIDHYLGKELVENLSVLRFSNLVFEPLWSRQYIRNVQLIFSEDFGTEGRGGYFDGYGIIRDIMQNHLLQILALFAMETPISLEAEDIRNEKVKVLRSMKPLQLEDVVIGQYKSHTKGGTTYPGYTDDNTVPKDSVTPTFAAAALFINNARWDGVPFLMKAGKALHTKRAEIRVQFRHVPGNLYKGSFGTDLDRATNELVIRVQPDEAIYLKINNKIPGLGMRLDRSNLNLHYAARYSKEIPDAYERLLLDAIEGERRLFIRSDELDAAWSLFTPLLKELEEKRIAPELYPYGSRGPVGAHYLAAKYNVRWGDLSAEHYKA